The following are from one region of the Cloacibacterium sp. TD35 genome:
- a CDS encoding alpha/beta hydrolase family protein: MLKLKLFLFCFLFFSSNFIIAQKKSLDHSVYDSWESIGNRVLSNDGKWLGYSKDVQEGDGTLLLFATDKKTSQNFPRANKLAITSDSKFAVFSVRPFYKDIKAVKDKKLKKNKLTKDSLFIVNLQNSKTAKIPNVKSYKIPIKGGSVVAYLLENLKDKSTEAEKDDDKEDAGDDKNNKPSELIIENLLTGKKQSFQNVIRYEFSENGKQLAFVTQKPEEKNDDAKDKEKVKSKDKSKPKKYALQSVHLMNLENFAVNKLIEEEGDFSQLSFDKSGNHFSLVGTTSAENDLVKNYNLYYFSSNKKAVLNHNSLKMPKGWVISENKMPTFSKNGKQLYFGIAPKPIAKDTALITNDHAILDIWSHNDDYLKTIQLKNLSKDLKKSYDAVIQTQNPEILTAITHPKMDSIAIINEGNAPFSVGISNNNSRAEFQWTGAEKNTYFIVNNLSGETTEFVKNLNGRVYPSPLGNYMVYFNREDGNWYAYNVVKKSTFQLNKGLQVKFTNEEFDMPDYPNSYGLEGFTDLDFSVIIKDRYDLWEFFLDGKSAPKNITNGFGRKNKISFDMYQLDKDIKSYNRKTEMYLFAFNEENKQSGIFKSKIEASKNPELLQMGDFYGYKNLIKAKNAEVYSYTKESFQNSPNVYVSDYFKTEHQVSKINPQQNSYNWGTAELVSWTTPKGYSSKGILYKPENFDPNKKYPMIVYFYEKLSDGLNRYIAPAPTPSRLNISFFVSNEYLVFAPDISYEDGHPGQSAVEFINSGVEYLKKNPWVNGDKIGIQGQSWGGYQVAYLITHNDMYAAAWSGAPVVNMTSAYGGIRWSTGMNRQFQYERSQSRIGKTLWEAPELYIENSPLFHLDKVTTPVVIMSNDKDGAVPWYQGIEMFTALKRLDKKVWLLNYNNDDHNLTKRQNRKDIQIREQQFFDYYLKDAKAPVWMTRGIPSTLKGIDWGFELTDEKP; this comes from the coding sequence ATGCTTAAATTAAAACTTTTTCTTTTTTGCTTTTTATTCTTTTCTTCAAATTTTATCATTGCACAAAAAAAATCTTTAGACCACAGCGTTTATGATTCGTGGGAATCTATTGGAAATCGTGTGCTTTCTAATGACGGAAAATGGCTAGGTTATAGTAAAGATGTTCAAGAAGGCGATGGAACTCTGCTCCTATTTGCCACAGACAAAAAGACTTCTCAAAATTTTCCTAGAGCTAATAAATTGGCGATAACTAGCGACTCTAAATTTGCAGTTTTCAGCGTAAGACCTTTTTATAAAGATATAAAGGCGGTGAAAGATAAAAAACTCAAAAAAAATAAATTAACTAAGGATTCTCTTTTTATTGTAAACCTACAAAACTCAAAAACAGCTAAAATCCCAAATGTAAAATCTTACAAAATCCCAATTAAAGGCGGTTCTGTGGTAGCTTACCTTTTAGAAAATCTAAAAGACAAATCCACAGAAGCTGAAAAAGATGATGACAAGGAAGATGCTGGTGATGATAAAAATAATAAACCTTCGGAACTTATCATAGAAAATCTTTTAACAGGAAAAAAACAAAGTTTTCAGAATGTGATTAGATATGAGTTTAGCGAAAACGGAAAGCAATTGGCTTTTGTCACTCAAAAACCTGAAGAGAAAAATGATGATGCTAAAGACAAGGAGAAAGTAAAATCAAAAGACAAATCTAAGCCTAAAAAATATGCCCTACAGTCTGTTCATTTGATGAATTTAGAAAATTTCGCAGTGAACAAGTTAATCGAAGAGGAAGGAGATTTTTCCCAATTATCGTTTGATAAATCTGGTAATCATTTTTCACTTGTAGGAACCACTTCTGCTGAAAATGATTTGGTAAAAAATTATAATCTGTATTATTTTTCAAGTAACAAAAAAGCAGTTCTCAATCATAATTCTTTGAAAATGCCAAAAGGTTGGGTCATTTCAGAAAATAAAATGCCTACCTTCAGCAAAAACGGAAAACAATTATATTTCGGAATTGCTCCTAAACCCATAGCAAAAGATACAGCGCTTATCACAAATGATCACGCTATTTTAGATATATGGAGCCATAATGATGATTACTTAAAAACTATTCAACTTAAAAATTTAAGTAAAGATTTAAAAAAGTCTTATGACGCGGTCATTCAAACCCAAAACCCTGAAATTCTAACAGCAATTACGCATCCTAAAATGGATTCAATAGCGATAATTAATGAAGGAAATGCTCCTTTTTCAGTAGGAATTTCCAACAATAATTCTAGAGCTGAATTTCAATGGACTGGCGCTGAAAAGAACACATATTTTATCGTTAATAACCTATCTGGAGAAACTACAGAATTTGTAAAAAATCTTAACGGTAGAGTTTATCCGTCTCCTTTGGGAAATTACATGGTTTATTTCAACAGAGAAGATGGAAATTGGTATGCTTATAATGTTGTAAAAAAATCTACTTTTCAACTGAATAAAGGTTTACAGGTAAAATTTACAAATGAAGAATTTGATATGCCAGATTATCCTAATTCATACGGATTAGAAGGATTTACAGACCTTGACTTTTCTGTAATCATTAAAGATAGATATGACCTTTGGGAATTCTTTTTAGATGGAAAATCTGCTCCAAAAAACATCACCAATGGTTTTGGAAGAAAAAACAAAATATCTTTTGACATGTATCAGTTGGATAAAGACATTAAAAGTTATAATAGAAAAACCGAAATGTATCTTTTTGCTTTCAATGAAGAAAATAAACAGTCAGGAATATTCAAATCTAAAATTGAAGCCTCAAAAAATCCAGAACTATTACAAATGGGAGATTTTTACGGATATAAAAACCTCATAAAAGCCAAAAATGCAGAAGTCTATTCTTACACGAAAGAATCTTTCCAAAATTCTCCTAATGTTTATGTCTCTGATTATTTTAAAACCGAACATCAAGTTTCAAAAATAAATCCTCAACAAAATTCATATAATTGGGGAACTGCAGAACTGGTTTCTTGGACTACTCCCAAAGGTTACTCTTCAAAAGGTATTCTTTATAAACCTGAAAATTTTGACCCCAATAAAAAATATCCAATGATTGTTTATTTCTACGAAAAACTTTCAGATGGATTAAACCGATATATTGCACCGGCTCCTACTCCTTCCCGATTAAATATTAGTTTCTTTGTAAGCAATGAATACTTAGTTTTCGCACCAGATATTTCCTATGAAGACGGACATCCTGGTCAGTCTGCTGTAGAATTCATTAACTCAGGGGTAGAATATTTAAAGAAAAATCCTTGGGTAAATGGCGACAAAATAGGAATCCAAGGGCAAAGTTGGGGGGGCTATCAAGTCGCTTATCTTATCACTCATAACGATATGTATGCCGCTGCTTGGTCTGGCGCACCTGTAGTAAACATGACTTCTGCGTATGGTGGAATCCGTTGGTCTACAGGAATGAACCGTCAGTTTCAGTACGAAAGAAGTCAGAGTAGAATTGGTAAAACACTTTGGGAAGCTCCAGAATTATATATAGAAAATTCACCTCTTTTTCATTTAGACAAAGTAACAACTCCCGTGGTTATTATGAGCAATGATAAAGATGGTGCAGTGCCATGGTATCAAGGAATAGAGATGTTTACTGCTCTAAAAAGATTAGACAAAAAAGTGTGGTTGCTGAACTATAATAATGATGATCATAACCTTACCAAAAGACAAAATAGAAAAGACATTCAAATTCGTGAACAACAGTTCTTTGATTATTACTTGAAAGATGCAAAAGCACCCGTTTGGATGACTAGAGGAATTCCATCTACTTTGAAAGGAATAGATTGGGGATTTGAACTAACAGACGAAAAACCTTAA
- the prmC gene encoding peptide chain release factor N(5)-glutamine methyltransferase, translated as MTILECKRHFKSELVDLYSEAEIAKLYSIFLYHQVGFDTFQQRKFSHQELLISDEEDLVEILKKLKSGKPYQQILGYTEFYKLRFSVDENVLIPRPETEELLEITINKIRDSRHETRDFKIIDIGTGSGIIPITLKKNFPKADVSAMDISEKALEIAQKNAVFHKTEIRFFQADYLNTDLTENYDIIISNPPYIGIDENAEIEDSVKGFEPNIALFSPTQDALIFYRKIAKDCEKHLNENGQFFLEINQKLGNETLELFKNFSESELVKDLSGNDRFIIGRK; from the coding sequence ATGACAATACTAGAATGCAAAAGACACTTTAAAAGTGAATTGGTTGATTTATATTCTGAAGCAGAAATTGCAAAACTTTACTCTATTTTTCTATATCATCAAGTAGGTTTTGATACTTTTCAGCAAAGAAAATTCTCTCACCAAGAGCTTTTAATTAGTGATGAAGAAGATTTAGTAGAGATTCTGAAAAAACTAAAATCAGGAAAACCATATCAACAGATTTTGGGATATACAGAATTTTATAAATTAAGATTTTCTGTAGATGAAAATGTTCTCATTCCTCGTCCTGAAACGGAAGAACTTCTAGAAATAACCATTAACAAGATTCGAGACTCGAGACACGAAACTAGAGATTTCAAAATTATTGACATTGGAACAGGAAGCGGAATCATTCCGATTACTTTGAAAAAAAACTTTCCGAAGGCAGATGTTTCAGCAATGGACATTTCTGAAAAAGCACTTGAAATTGCTCAGAAAAATGCAGTATTTCATAAAACCGAAATTCGTTTTTTCCAAGCAGATTACCTAAATACAGATTTAACCGAAAATTATGACATAATCATTTCCAATCCTCCCTATATTGGAATCGATGAAAATGCAGAAATCGAAGATTCTGTAAAAGGTTTTGAACCCAATATTGCACTATTCTCACCAACTCAAGATGCACTTATTTTCTACAGAAAGATAGCAAAAGACTGCGAAAAACACTTAAATGAAAACGGACAGTTTTTCCTTGAAATCAATCAAAAATTAGGAAATGAAACCTTAGAACTGTTCAAAAATTTCTCAGAAAGCGAATTGGTAAAAGATTTATCTGGAAACGATAGATTTATAATAGGAAGAAAGTAA
- the yaaA gene encoding peroxide stress protein YaaA produces MKIITSPAKLMNVENSTEFLKTTTPKFIEEATLIHSYLKEKTPQYLSELMEISAKLADENWHRNQVWKPKPTAKESAPALFAFTGEVYRGLDAKTLDKNAVDYLQKNHRILSGLYGLLKPSDKVMLYRLEMGRNFEFEHYKNLYEFWSDKITEQINAELKKNELLLNLASNEYGKVINRKKLNNPVVDFEFYQTQPNGKLKTIVVYTKHARGLVARFCAETNAKTLNDVKAFNYENYLINEELSTENKLVFVR; encoded by the coding sequence ATGAAAATCATTACTTCACCTGCCAAATTAATGAATGTAGAAAATTCTACAGAATTTTTGAAAACCACTACTCCAAAATTCATTGAAGAAGCGACTTTAATACATTCTTATCTCAAAGAAAAAACGCCACAATATTTATCAGAATTAATGGAAATTTCCGCAAAATTAGCAGATGAAAACTGGCACAGAAACCAAGTTTGGAAACCAAAACCTACTGCCAAAGAATCTGCACCTGCTCTTTTTGCTTTCACAGGAGAGGTTTACAGAGGTCTAGATGCTAAAACTCTAGATAAAAATGCGGTAGATTATTTACAGAAAAACCATAGAATACTTTCTGGCTTGTATGGTCTTCTGAAACCTTCAGATAAAGTAATGCTTTACCGCTTAGAAATGGGTAGAAATTTCGAATTTGAGCATTATAAAAATCTGTATGAATTTTGGAGTGACAAAATCACAGAACAAATCAATGCTGAACTCAAAAAAAATGAATTATTGCTTAATCTAGCAAGTAATGAATACGGAAAAGTTATCAACAGAAAAAAACTCAACAATCCTGTTGTAGATTTTGAATTCTATCAAACTCAACCGAACGGAAAACTAAAAACCATTGTAGTTTACACCAAACATGCAAGAGGTTTAGTCGCCAGATTTTGCGCGGAAACCAATGCTAAAACGCTGAATGATGTAAAAGCATTTAACTACGAAAATTACTTGATTAACGAAGAACTTTCTACCGAAAACAAACTGGTTTTTGTGAGATAA
- a CDS encoding L-threonylcarbamoyladenylate synthase: MAKILKIYPDNPQENYMNEVIKTLQDGGLIIYPSDTVYALGCDIYNVKAMEKLARLKNTTLDKAQFSIICNNLSHLSEFTRPIETSTFRLLKSKIPGPFTFILEANKNLPLAYKGKKTVGIRVPDHPIPQLIVEKLGHPIASTSIKDDDEVIEYSTDPELIAEKYDHLVDIVIDSGYGDNVASTIVDLTSGEPEILREGKGEL, from the coding sequence ATGGCAAAAATCCTGAAAATATACCCAGACAATCCTCAAGAGAATTACATGAATGAGGTGATTAAAACGCTACAAGATGGTGGATTGATTATTTATCCATCAGACACGGTTTATGCGTTGGGTTGTGATATTTACAATGTAAAAGCCATGGAAAAACTCGCTCGTCTTAAAAATACTACATTAGACAAAGCACAATTTTCTATTATTTGCAACAATCTCAGTCATCTTTCAGAATTTACTCGTCCTATCGAAACGTCTACTTTCAGACTTTTAAAATCTAAAATACCCGGTCCTTTTACCTTTATTTTAGAGGCTAATAAAAATTTACCGCTGGCTTACAAAGGAAAAAAAACTGTAGGAATCAGAGTTCCAGATCATCCTATTCCACAACTCATTGTAGAAAAACTAGGCCATCCTATTGCCTCTACATCCATAAAAGATGATGACGAAGTGATAGAATATTCTACTGACCCAGAACTTATCGCAGAGAAATATGATCATTTGGTAGATATCGTCATTGATTCTGGTTATGGAGATAATGTAGCTTCTACCATCGTAGATTTAACCAGTGGCGAACCAGAAATCCTGAGAGAAGGAAAAGGCGAATTATAA
- a CDS encoding GIY-YIG nuclease family protein, which translates to MDEFIVYILFSEKYGKTYVGFTSNLIERFKSHNSLSQKGFTKNFRPWKVLHVEFFDNKNDALIREKYLKTGKGREFIKGLIFA; encoded by the coding sequence ATGGATGAATTTATAGTATACATATTATTTTCAGAAAAATATGGTAAAACTTATGTAGGTTTTACTTCTAATCTTATTGAAAGATTTAAGTCTCACAATTCCCTATCTCAAAAAGGGTTCACTAAAAATTTTAGACCTTGGAAAGTTTTACATGTAGAATTCTTCGACAACAAAAATGATGCTTTAATTCGCGAAAAATATTTAAAAACAGGAAAGGGAAGAGAATTTATTAAAGGGCTCATATTCGCCTAG
- a CDS encoding CotH kinase family protein, whose translation MKKFFLFSILLLLVTCRNQEENNPKTPDPPLFQQAYQPPYFQTDSQKFIYDINALPEITVEVSLAEWNKFLNYYDQNPNNEEYVAGKFTWVKNGTTEILDNIGLRLKGNTSRRRPEGNPGETHNTTNPDWHHASFTVSFKKYNKTQLFHNSEKVVLKWFKDDAMYAREVYSYDLFEKFGVWTASQSSYCKLTIKVTDDNKAAYFGVYQLQEPVDDVYLANRSTFFSTTGNLWKANWGASFKDASTSNMGIEDVTLTYTNTPIYDYKGSKSNLETAKTQLADFITNVNAKNGDDFKTYISQKMDVNLFLKAYAVNVMVGMWDDYWNNSNNFYFYFDAAGKFYFIPYDYDNTLGTSLLMTDSGIQNPLTWGKSDQNPLVSKVLSIPEYKAQYIKYLNDLIDKKYDLFYLDYSQKRIQKWQNMIAAHVSNDTGEDMTITDIPASWGNCGFYRLRGNSSTDNYFVRKAASIPEN comes from the coding sequence ATGAAAAAGTTTTTTCTGTTCAGTATTCTTTTACTTTTAGTTACTTGTAGAAATCAAGAAGAAAACAATCCTAAAACTCCAGATCCTCCATTATTTCAACAAGCTTATCAACCGCCTTATTTTCAAACAGATTCTCAAAAATTCATTTATGATATTAATGCATTGCCAGAAATTACGGTAGAAGTTTCTCTTGCAGAATGGAATAAATTTTTGAATTATTACGACCAAAATCCCAATAATGAAGAATATGTAGCCGGAAAATTCACTTGGGTGAAAAACGGAACTACAGAAATTTTAGATAATATAGGATTGCGACTTAAAGGAAATACCAGCAGAAGAAGACCAGAGGGAAATCCTGGAGAAACGCATAATACAACCAATCCAGATTGGCATCATGCAAGTTTTACAGTTAGTTTCAAGAAGTATAATAAAACTCAACTCTTTCATAATTCAGAAAAAGTGGTGCTTAAATGGTTTAAAGACGATGCCATGTATGCCAGAGAAGTCTATTCTTATGATTTATTTGAGAAATTTGGAGTTTGGACTGCGTCACAATCCAGTTATTGTAAACTTACCATAAAAGTGACTGATGATAACAAAGCCGCTTATTTTGGAGTTTATCAGTTGCAAGAACCTGTTGACGATGTTTATTTAGCTAATAGGAGTACATTTTTTTCTACGACTGGAAATTTATGGAAAGCGAATTGGGGAGCAAGTTTTAAAGATGCTTCCACTTCGAATATGGGAATTGAAGATGTAACTTTAACGTATACCAATACGCCAATTTATGATTACAAAGGAAGTAAATCTAATTTGGAAACAGCCAAAACACAATTAGCAGATTTCATCACGAATGTCAATGCTAAAAATGGAGATGATTTTAAAACTTATATTTCACAAAAAATGGATGTAAATCTATTTTTGAAAGCCTACGCCGTAAATGTAATGGTAGGAATGTGGGATGATTATTGGAATAATTCTAATAATTTTTATTTCTATTTTGATGCTGCAGGAAAATTTTATTTCATTCCTTATGATTATGATAATACTTTGGGAACATCACTTCTAATGACAGATTCTGGCATTCAGAATCCTTTAACTTGGGGAAAAAGCGACCAAAATCCTTTGGTTTCTAAAGTTCTATCTATTCCTGAATACAAAGCACAATATATAAAATACCTCAATGATTTGATTGACAAAAAATACGATTTATTTTATCTCGATTACAGTCAAAAAAGAATTCAGAAATGGCAAAATATGATTGCAGCGCATGTTTCTAATGATACTGGCGAAGATATGACCATTACAGATATTCCTGCATCTTGGGGAAATTGTGGTTTCTACAGATTAAGAGGCAACAGTTCTACGGATAATTATTTCGTGAGAAAGGCTGCAAGTATTCCTGAAAATTAA
- a CDS encoding BlaI/MecI/CopY family transcriptional regulator, which translates to MTAKTLTKAEEQVMQYLWELETGFLKDILELFPKPKPHTNTVSTILKILMEKEFVGHNVHGRQHEYFPLISKETYSGKSIKSLVKNYFEGSYKNAVSFLVEKNEMSVEDLEMLLKELKK; encoded by the coding sequence ATGACAGCAAAAACACTTACAAAAGCAGAAGAACAAGTAATGCAATATCTCTGGGAACTAGAGACCGGTTTCTTAAAAGATATACTAGAACTTTTTCCAAAACCGAAGCCTCATACCAATACCGTTTCTACCATTTTAAAAATTTTGATGGAAAAAGAGTTTGTGGGGCATAATGTTCACGGAAGACAGCACGAATATTTCCCGCTCATTTCTAAAGAAACCTACAGCGGAAAATCCATAAAAAGTTTGGTGAAGAACTATTTTGAAGGTTCTTACAAAAACGCTGTTTCATTTTTGGTAGAAAAAAATGAGATGAGTGTAGAAGATTTAGAAATGCTTCTAAAAGAACTTAAAAAATAA
- a CDS encoding M56 family metallopeptidase, which yields METIFLYFGKMILVSAVMSAYYLLFLRDKTFHHYNRFYLLGTMVLSLLLPLLKVEYFTIETDSRILLLLNQFNQNSSQEVENTFNVWNFGALILGIISFFLLAKLTLGLVKIHQLKKEFPKESIEGITFYNTNLHDAPFSFFRNLFWKKSILINSDLGKQILKHEMVHIEQKHSFDKLFVQMIQSLFWFNPIFYFIKKEITLIHEYLADKKAVKNADTRAFAQMLLASNFSGNVLPATSPFLSSNLKKRLKMLTQKNTKYSYARRILALPILFGVSFALLVNAKNIEIKKQNKAIEIAVQELKKDTVKEKDVQKLLEAQQAKINKASEKIKKENEKITTLSEQTRKKSEELQKIAKEKGADSYDYELKAKELENIGNEIDRIANSEAYQNNWKEFELNFTEMDKVFNSDEFKNQFKMNEEKMKELEKKFNSKEFKDKMIRVQKMRIPQMMDVEVPAPITPPISIEKLKNSPNSNLTKEEIKKLDKLSKERAELSKKQAELARKQAEIAKQQAEISRKYVQNNPWVIAIDAVEPKTDVRKYPRLKADVMYVDKNGNAEISGIKEMDLMPSPKTKIYINGKLSTKEEMDKLNPIDIATVNVNKNVNNGKEEGEIRIQTK from the coding sequence ATGGAAACAATATTCCTGTATTTCGGAAAGATGATTTTAGTTTCGGCAGTGATGTCGGCGTATTATCTTTTGTTTCTTCGTGACAAAACTTTTCACCATTATAACAGATTTTACCTTCTGGGAACGATGGTTTTAAGCCTTTTGTTACCGCTTTTAAAAGTAGAATATTTCACTATAGAAACCGATAGTAGAATTTTATTATTGCTGAATCAATTTAATCAAAATTCTTCTCAAGAAGTTGAAAACACTTTCAATGTTTGGAATTTTGGAGCTTTGATTTTGGGAATAATTTCCTTTTTTCTTTTGGCTAAATTAACTTTAGGATTGGTGAAAATTCATCAGCTCAAAAAAGAATTTCCAAAGGAAAGCATAGAAGGAATTACCTTTTATAACACCAACTTGCATGATGCTCCGTTTTCGTTTTTTAGAAATTTGTTTTGGAAAAAATCGATTCTGATCAACTCAGATTTAGGAAAACAAATCCTGAAACACGAAATGGTACACATAGAACAAAAACACAGTTTTGATAAACTGTTTGTCCAAATGATTCAATCGCTGTTTTGGTTTAATCCAATTTTTTACTTCATCAAAAAAGAAATCACCCTTATTCATGAATATCTGGCAGACAAAAAAGCTGTGAAAAACGCGGACACTAGAGCATTTGCGCAGATGCTTTTGGCGAGTAATTTCTCTGGAAATGTATTGCCTGCAACCAGTCCGTTTTTATCATCAAACCTTAAAAAACGACTAAAAATGCTTACACAGAAAAATACAAAATACAGTTATGCGCGTAGAATTTTGGCTTTGCCAATTCTTTTCGGGGTTTCCTTTGCGCTATTGGTAAATGCTAAAAATATTGAAATTAAAAAGCAAAATAAAGCCATAGAAATTGCAGTTCAGGAACTTAAAAAAGATACCGTTAAAGAAAAAGATGTGCAAAAATTGTTAGAAGCTCAACAAGCGAAAATTAATAAAGCTTCTGAAAAAATTAAAAAAGAGAACGAAAAAATAACTACACTTAGCGAACAAACCCGTAAAAAATCTGAAGAGTTACAGAAAATTGCTAAAGAAAAAGGTGCAGATAGTTATGATTATGAATTGAAAGCCAAAGAATTAGAAAATATTGGAAACGAGATTGATAGAATTGCTAATTCTGAAGCGTATCAGAATAATTGGAAAGAATTTGAGTTAAATTTTACTGAAATGGATAAAGTTTTTAATTCAGATGAATTTAAAAATCAGTTCAAAATGAATGAGGAAAAAATGAAGGAGCTCGAAAAGAAATTTAATTCTAAAGAATTTAAAGATAAAATGATTAGAGTTCAGAAAATGAGAATTCCTCAAATGATGGATGTAGAAGTTCCAGCTCCGATAACTCCACCTATAAGTATAGAAAAGTTAAAAAACAGCCCAAATTCTAATCTTACGAAAGAAGAAATTAAAAAATTAGATAAACTTTCAAAAGAAAGAGCAGAACTTTCAAAAAAACAAGCAGAACTTGCTAGAAAACAAGCAGAAATTGCCAAACAACAAGCAGAAATTTCTAGAAAATATGTTCAAAATAATCCTTGGGTTATCGCTATTGATGCTGTTGAACCTAAAACTGATGTTAGAAAATATCCACGTTTAAAAGCAGATGTTATGTATGTTGATAAAAATGGAAATGCTGAAATTTCTGGAATTAAAGAAATGGATTTAATGCCATCTCCAAAAACTAAAATCTACATCAATGGTAAGCTTTCTACCAAAGAAGAAATGGATAAATTAAACCCTATTGATATTGCTACTGTAAACGTAAATAAAAACGTGAATAATGGCAAAGAAGAAGGTGAAATAAGAATTCAAACCAAATAA
- a CDS encoding GLPGLI family protein — protein MKKLLFTFLLISAFFSAQNRFIYDYKFVTDSTNKSEVKSELMYLDISDKGSKFYSREVYVSDSIMTAAFEKQIKATGSMNVDMKAMSMRKGSVRYKIHKNYPSFDTYSLTRSGMDAYKVWDKRKIQWKILPEKQKIGEFEAQKAVTEFAGRKWTAWFTEELPFQDGPYKFRGLPGLIVKLEDATQSHIFELKAVGKYKEEIQKVSEFVGNDKYIEVNQEQYKKIFLEDRNDPAKSMKMAMANGAGLQFRDQSGNEISASEMIKRREQQVKENNKRDNNILELDLLQ, from the coding sequence ATGAAAAAATTACTTTTTACTTTTTTATTGATTTCAGCATTCTTTTCGGCGCAGAATAGATTTATCTATGATTATAAATTTGTTACGGATTCTACCAATAAATCAGAAGTGAAATCAGAACTCATGTATTTGGATATTTCTGATAAGGGTTCTAAGTTTTACAGCAGAGAAGTTTACGTTTCAGATTCTATTATGACTGCTGCTTTTGAGAAGCAAATAAAAGCGACGGGAAGCATGAATGTAGATATGAAAGCCATGTCTATGAGAAAAGGCAGTGTACGCTATAAAATTCATAAAAATTATCCTTCTTTCGATACCTATTCATTAACCAGAAGCGGAATGGATGCTTATAAAGTTTGGGACAAAAGAAAAATTCAATGGAAAATTCTTCCAGAAAAACAAAAAATAGGAGAGTTCGAGGCACAAAAAGCGGTTACAGAATTTGCAGGAAGAAAATGGACGGCTTGGTTTACCGAGGAATTACCTTTTCAAGATGGTCCTTATAAATTCAGAGGATTACCAGGACTGATTGTGAAATTAGAAGATGCTACTCAGTCTCACATTTTTGAACTAAAAGCAGTAGGTAAATATAAGGAAGAAATTCAAAAAGTTTCTGAATTTGTAGGCAATGATAAATACATAGAAGTAAATCAAGAACAATACAAAAAGATATTTTTAGAAGACCGAAATGATCCAGCAAAATCGATGAAAATGGCGATGGCAAATGGAGCAGGTCTTCAGTTCAGAGATCAAAGCGGAAACGAAATTTCTGCATCTGAAATGATTAAAAGAAGAGAACAACAAGTCAAAGAAAATAATAAGCGAGACAATAATATTTTAGAGTTAGACTTACTTCAATAA
- the fsa gene encoding fructose-6-phosphate aldolase produces the protein MKFFIDTANLDQIREAQDLGILDGVTTNPSLMAKEGISGAEAIKNHYKTICEIVDGDISAEVLSTTYEEMIKEGEELAAIHPNIVVKIPMIKDGIKALKYFTDKGIKTNCTLIFSAGQALLAAKAGATYVSPFLGRLDDVSTDGLALIEEIRIIFDNYDYKTEILAASIRHSMHIINCAKIGADVVTTPLAPILSLLKHPLTDNGLAQFIADSKKMM, from the coding sequence ATGAAGTTTTTCATTGACACGGCTAACCTAGACCAAATTAGAGAGGCACAAGATTTAGGAATTCTAGATGGTGTTACCACCAACCCAAGTTTAATGGCGAAAGAAGGTATTTCTGGAGCTGAAGCAATTAAAAATCATTACAAAACGATTTGCGAAATTGTAGACGGTGATATTTCGGCGGAAGTTCTAAGTACTACTTACGAAGAAATGATTAAAGAAGGAGAAGAATTGGCAGCAATTCACCCAAATATCGTGGTGAAAATTCCTATGATTAAAGACGGAATTAAAGCTTTAAAATATTTTACAGATAAAGGAATTAAAACCAATTGTACTTTAATTTTCTCTGCTGGACAAGCACTTCTTGCTGCAAAAGCTGGCGCTACTTACGTTTCGCCTTTCTTAGGAAGATTAGATGATGTTTCTACAGACGGATTAGCATTAATTGAAGAAATTAGAATTATTTTTGATAACTACGATTACAAAACTGAAATTCTAGCAGCTTCTATTCGTCATTCTATGCACATTATCAACTGTGCAAAAATTGGTGCAGATGTAGTTACTACGCCTCTTGCTCCGATTTTATCTTTACTAAAACACCCTTTAACTGATAACGGTTTAGCTCAATTTATTGCAGATTCTAAAAAGATGATGTAA